A genomic region of Colletes latitarsis isolate SP2378_abdomen chromosome 7, iyColLati1, whole genome shotgun sequence contains the following coding sequences:
- the LOC143343901 gene encoding condensin-2 complex subunit G2 isoform X1: MLQQHGLSRDKVLFRIFKNKGPTASSICEKLKDDVKNIVILTEDELCELWKYMKTILLEAQKLCTQSSNKKNKYVKEYNLMIKLIRTVTAMALETIVQRKFIPNILLQNIMLLHSIILPSLSDKQAKNEISYLLENWWKLDMTWKEKVIVNAVKYLVQSCKSSLLHIKRLYDIRCSIKLLKRTEDVQELLKLVREKSVMSIEEGQMLFLHLFTLGEQYILGIHNNIKVILQDVGNSYIRVYANLYATAWSNASAKMKKFIAENCLKNLVFHCFRAHRDSAGRGELGKNLLIFLTAIHENKNQAVRLMIHNQCKTLLWKHLEAPGSYIRCNAVEILFVTSSIHYTCATKDRSIVYLQKYYKIIAHLLKDSDHQVRNVTMSGLFEILEKHWNCVPNNIIRDWLYILLHYTKCSSNSEMRANVFIRLKKILIKERSHRILRDFLPNFAQSIYDEDKTVVEELIKLLWHVQNQLGIPFWDIVPLTYILDRLETTQDTILLAEFIKLLWLRISLDYTDNHKIIEEMVYIGRNNIKAIRRFCLHSKFVINWNVCIELIETILPMIEEEMECLPSTEILQKKYKKAKLSNKENNCKNGNVNELDEDLDSYRDVQIYIDVIATLLVANAKNIEEENFTQAEIMVLQSIAKILPQFSKFFKETSINESVLFLFSLIPAKFFLDKTDIIEMLMQQLRDLSTSEDTILTVIYVLFKWNKGQTILFALTNLFTESLNIHIQTNEGTCNDSDVFKINERGLELSLRILKHLLHVEYRSVLMNKYHQDVLTFWESLHRWRTFIQKELDNEYNINNVISKDLVVKFFYEYISMVFLLDKADVFNASEHLSEILLWMTKAIVPHIPQVDLDTDSHQICIDLMKCTFDILNLFMKEYDSTPKLCCDIVLLYSNCLTSLGGVAFLTNAFDGLFNLLDFSKMAYENQEPNLLKVVVPNFVSIVMVTLTRYDQNVLAKQTNNLKILHELTQKYFSVIKSTFNDQKMCLPYITVMFNTAIGNISKEMIRVLQNTPIKMENILITNFPYLATKILKIILITKKYQSLSVQVLTKTITNYTKIDTLSALVIIHKMVKSSDKTLINKLRNVTLTLKEHDREWSSDTPFDRSINDAINIVLDTILQE; this comes from the exons ATGTTACAACAACATGGATTATCAAGGGATAAAGTACTATtccgtatttttaaaaataaaggtCCAACTGCTAGCAGTATATGTGAAAAACTG AAAGACGATGTAAAAAACATTGTTATATTAACGGAGGATGAACTTTGTGAGTTATGGAAATATATGAAAACCATATTATTAGAAGCTCAAAAATTGTGTACACAATCAtccaataaaaagaataaatatgtgaaa GAATATAACCTTATGATTAAATTGATACGAACAGTAACTGCAATGGCACTTGAAACAATTGTACAACGAAAATTTATACCTAATATTCTATTACAAAATATTATGTTGTTACATTCCATTATATTGCCCAGTTTAAGTGACAAGCAG gCTAAGAACGAAATATCCTACCTACTGGAAAACTGGTGGAAATTAGACATGACATGGAAGGAAAAAGTGATAGTGAATGCGGTGAAATATCTTGTCCAAAGTTGCAAATCTTCATTG TTACATATAAAACGCTTGTATGACATAAGATGTAGTATCAAGTTGCTAAAACGAACAGAGGATGTACAAGAATTGCTTAAACTTGTTCGCGAGAAATCTGTGATGTCGATTGAAGAAGGTCAAATGCTATTCTTACATTTGTTTACTCTTGGGGAGCAATATATACTG ggAATTCATAATAACATAAAAGTAATATTACAAGATGTAGGAAACAGTTATATTCGTGTCTATGCAAATTTGTATGCAACAGCATGGTCAAATGCATCTGctaaaatgaaaaaattcattGCTGAGAATTGTTTGAAAAATTTAGTTTTCCATTGTTTTCGCGCGCACAGAGATTCGGCAGGAAGAGGGGAACTTGGTAAAAATTTGCTCATATTTCTTACTGCTATTCACGAGAATAAaaatcaagcagtaagattaATGATTCATAACCAGTGTAAAACTTTACTTTGGAAACACTTAGAG GCTCCTGGTTCCTACATTAGGTGTAATGCAGTAGAAATTCTTTTTGTGACAAGCTCTATACATTACACGTGTGCTACGAAAGATAGAAGTATagtttatcttcaaaaatattataaaataatagcTCATCTTTTAAAAGATTCTGATCATCAAGTGCGCAATGTTACCATGAGC GGTCTTtttgaaatattggaaaaacatTGGAACtgtgttccaaacaatattattCGCGACTGGTTGTATATATTACTACATTATACAAAATGCTCGAGTAATTCTGAAATGAGAGCAAATGTTTTTATTcgcttaaaaaaaattttaatcaagGAACGATCTCATAGAATACTTAGAGATTTTTTACCAAATTTCGCACAAAGTATTTATGATGAAGACAAAACCGTAGTAGAAGAACTAATCAAACTTCTATGGCATGTACAAAATCAACTTGGAATTCCGTTCTGGGATATTGTACCGTTAACATACATTCTCGATCGTTTAGAG ACTACTCAGGACACAATTTTATTAGCGGAATTTATAAAACTTCTATGGTTGCGTATATCTTTAGATTATACAGACAATCATAAAATAATAGAAGAAATGGTATACATAGGGAGAAATAATATAAAAGCAATTAGGAGATTTTGTCTTCATTCTAAATTTGTTATAAATTGGAATGTCTGTATAGAGCTTATTGAAACTATTTTACCTATGATAGAAGAGGAAATGGAGTGTTTACCTTCGACGGAAATATTAcagaaaaaatataagaaagccAAGCTGAGTAATaaggaaaataattgtaaaaatg GAAATgtcaatgagctagatgaagatcTTGACAGTTACAGAGATGTACAAATATATATTGATGTTATTGCTACGTTATTAGTAGCAAATGCAAAAAACATAGAAGAAGAAAACTTTACTCAAGCAGAGATAATGGTTTTACAATCAATTGCAAAAATCTTGCCacaattttctaaatttttcaaG GAAACTTCAATAAATGAATcagtgttatttttattttctttaataccgGCGAAGTTTTTTCTCGATAAAACTGACATCATAGAGATGTTAATGCAGCAATTGCGTGATCTTAGTACTTCTGAAGATACAATTCTTACAGTTATATATGTTCTTTTCAAATGGAATAAAGGACAAACGATTTTATTTGCACTGACAAACCTATTTACAGAGtcattaaatatacatatacaaacTAACGAG GGCACTTGTAACGACTCAGATGTCTTTAAAATTAACGAAAGAGGCTTAGAGTTAAGTCTCCgtattttaaaacatttattaCATGTTGAGTACCGATCCGTCTTAATGAATAAGTATCATCAAGATGTACTTACATTTTGGGAAAGTTTACATAGGTGGAGAACATTTATACAAAAAGAACTAGATAACGAGTACAATATAAATAACGTAATATCCAAAGATTTAGTCGTCAagtttttttatgaatacatatCAATGGTCTTTTTGTTAGATAAAGCAGACGTGTTCAATGCTTCGGAACATTTATCGGAAATTCTGTTATGGATGACAAA GGCAATAGTACCTCATATACCGCAAGTAGACCTGGATACTGACAGCCATCAAATTTGTATCGATTTAATGAAATGTACTTTTGACATTTTAAATCTATTTATGAAAGAATACGATAGTACCCCAAAGTTATGTTGTGATATTGTACTTTTGTATAGTAATTGTTTAACTTCGTTAGGGGGTGTTGCTTTTTTGACTAATGCATTTGACGGATTATTCAATTTACTAGATTTTAGTAAAATGGCTTATGAAAATCAGGAACCAAATTTGTTAAAAGTTGTTGTACCAAATTTTGTTTCTATTGTAATGGTTACTTTAACCAGATATGATCAAAATGTCTTGGCCAAACAAACAAAC AATTTAAAAATACTGCATGAATTGACGCAAAAGTATTTCTCCGTTATTAAGAGTACTTTTAATGACCAGAAAATGTGTCTCCCCTACATAACTGTCATGTTTAACACCGCAATCGGCAACATAAGCAAAGAAATGATTCGTGTACTCCAAAATACACCTATTAAgatggaaaatattttaataacaaaTTTCCCTTACTTAGCAACAAAGATactcaaaataattttaattacaaaaaaatACCAATCACTGAGTGTTCAGGTGTTAACAAAAACAATAACAAATTATACAAAA ATTGACACGCTTTCCGCTCTAGTAATAATTCACAAAATGGTTAAATCATCTGATAAGACACTTATCAACAAACTTAGAAACGTGACATTAACATTGAAAGAACACGATCGAGAATGGTCTTCTGACACTCCCTTTGACAG ATCTATCAACGATGCAATAAATATAGTTTTAGATACTATATTGCAAGAGTAA
- the LOC143343901 gene encoding condensin-2 complex subunit G2 isoform X2 — MLQQHGLSRDKVLFRIFKNKGPTASSICEKLKDDVKNIVILTEDELCELWKYMKTILLEAQKLCTQSSNKKNKYVKEYNLMIKLIRTVTAMALETIVQRKFIPNILLQNIMLLHSIILPSLSDKQAKNEISYLLENWWKLDMTWKEKVIVNAVKYLVQSCKSSLLHIKRLYDIRCSIKLLKRTEDVQELLKLVREKSVMSIEEGQMLFLHLFTLGEQYILGIHNNIKVILQDVGNSYIRVYANLYATAWSNASAKMKKFIAENCLKNLVFHCFRAHRDSAGRGELGKNLLIFLTAIHENKNQAVRLMIHNQCKTLLWKHLEAPGSYIRCNAVEILFVTSSIHYTCATKDRSIVYLQKYYKIIAHLLKDSDHQVRNVTMSGLFEILEKHWNCVPNNIIRDWLYILLHYTKCSSNSEMRANVFIRLKKILIKERSHRILRDFLPNFAQSIYDEDKTVVEELIKLLWHVQNQLGIPFWDIVPLTYILDRLETTQDTILLAEFIKLLWLRISLDYTDNHKIIEEMVYIGRNNIKAIRRFCLHSKFVINWNVCIELIETILPMIEEEMECLPSTEILQKKYKKAKLSNKENNCKNGNNIYNEDLDSYRDVQIYIDVIATLLVANAKNIEEENFTQAEIMVLQSIAKILPQFSKFFKETSINESVLFLFSLIPAKFFLDKTDIIEMLMQQLRDLSTSEDTILTVIYVLFKWNKGQTILFALTNLFTESLNIHIQTNEGTCNDSDVFKINERGLELSLRILKHLLHVEYRSVLMNKYHQDVLTFWESLHRWRTFIQKELDNEYNINNVISKDLVVKFFYEYISMVFLLDKADVFNASEHLSEILLWMTKAIVPHIPQVDLDTDSHQICIDLMKCTFDILNLFMKEYDSTPKLCCDIVLLYSNCLTSLGGVAFLTNAFDGLFNLLDFSKMAYENQEPNLLKVVVPNFVSIVMVTLTRYDQNVLAKQTNNLKILHELTQKYFSVIKSTFNDQKMCLPYITVMFNTAIGNISKEMIRVLQNTPIKMENILITNFPYLATKILKIILITKKYQSLSVQVLTKTITNYTKIDTLSALVIIHKMVKSSDKTLINKLRNVTLTLKEHDREWSSDTPFDRSINDAINIVLDTILQE; from the exons ATGTTACAACAACATGGATTATCAAGGGATAAAGTACTATtccgtatttttaaaaataaaggtCCAACTGCTAGCAGTATATGTGAAAAACTG AAAGACGATGTAAAAAACATTGTTATATTAACGGAGGATGAACTTTGTGAGTTATGGAAATATATGAAAACCATATTATTAGAAGCTCAAAAATTGTGTACACAATCAtccaataaaaagaataaatatgtgaaa GAATATAACCTTATGATTAAATTGATACGAACAGTAACTGCAATGGCACTTGAAACAATTGTACAACGAAAATTTATACCTAATATTCTATTACAAAATATTATGTTGTTACATTCCATTATATTGCCCAGTTTAAGTGACAAGCAG gCTAAGAACGAAATATCCTACCTACTGGAAAACTGGTGGAAATTAGACATGACATGGAAGGAAAAAGTGATAGTGAATGCGGTGAAATATCTTGTCCAAAGTTGCAAATCTTCATTG TTACATATAAAACGCTTGTATGACATAAGATGTAGTATCAAGTTGCTAAAACGAACAGAGGATGTACAAGAATTGCTTAAACTTGTTCGCGAGAAATCTGTGATGTCGATTGAAGAAGGTCAAATGCTATTCTTACATTTGTTTACTCTTGGGGAGCAATATATACTG ggAATTCATAATAACATAAAAGTAATATTACAAGATGTAGGAAACAGTTATATTCGTGTCTATGCAAATTTGTATGCAACAGCATGGTCAAATGCATCTGctaaaatgaaaaaattcattGCTGAGAATTGTTTGAAAAATTTAGTTTTCCATTGTTTTCGCGCGCACAGAGATTCGGCAGGAAGAGGGGAACTTGGTAAAAATTTGCTCATATTTCTTACTGCTATTCACGAGAATAAaaatcaagcagtaagattaATGATTCATAACCAGTGTAAAACTTTACTTTGGAAACACTTAGAG GCTCCTGGTTCCTACATTAGGTGTAATGCAGTAGAAATTCTTTTTGTGACAAGCTCTATACATTACACGTGTGCTACGAAAGATAGAAGTATagtttatcttcaaaaatattataaaataatagcTCATCTTTTAAAAGATTCTGATCATCAAGTGCGCAATGTTACCATGAGC GGTCTTtttgaaatattggaaaaacatTGGAACtgtgttccaaacaatattattCGCGACTGGTTGTATATATTACTACATTATACAAAATGCTCGAGTAATTCTGAAATGAGAGCAAATGTTTTTATTcgcttaaaaaaaattttaatcaagGAACGATCTCATAGAATACTTAGAGATTTTTTACCAAATTTCGCACAAAGTATTTATGATGAAGACAAAACCGTAGTAGAAGAACTAATCAAACTTCTATGGCATGTACAAAATCAACTTGGAATTCCGTTCTGGGATATTGTACCGTTAACATACATTCTCGATCGTTTAGAG ACTACTCAGGACACAATTTTATTAGCGGAATTTATAAAACTTCTATGGTTGCGTATATCTTTAGATTATACAGACAATCATAAAATAATAGAAGAAATGGTATACATAGGGAGAAATAATATAAAAGCAATTAGGAGATTTTGTCTTCATTCTAAATTTGTTATAAATTGGAATGTCTGTATAGAGCTTATTGAAACTATTTTACCTATGATAGAAGAGGAAATGGAGTGTTTACCTTCGACGGAAATATTAcagaaaaaatataagaaagccAAGCTGAGTAATaaggaaaataattgtaaaaatgGTAATAACATATATA atgaagatcTTGACAGTTACAGAGATGTACAAATATATATTGATGTTATTGCTACGTTATTAGTAGCAAATGCAAAAAACATAGAAGAAGAAAACTTTACTCAAGCAGAGATAATGGTTTTACAATCAATTGCAAAAATCTTGCCacaattttctaaatttttcaaG GAAACTTCAATAAATGAATcagtgttatttttattttctttaataccgGCGAAGTTTTTTCTCGATAAAACTGACATCATAGAGATGTTAATGCAGCAATTGCGTGATCTTAGTACTTCTGAAGATACAATTCTTACAGTTATATATGTTCTTTTCAAATGGAATAAAGGACAAACGATTTTATTTGCACTGACAAACCTATTTACAGAGtcattaaatatacatatacaaacTAACGAG GGCACTTGTAACGACTCAGATGTCTTTAAAATTAACGAAAGAGGCTTAGAGTTAAGTCTCCgtattttaaaacatttattaCATGTTGAGTACCGATCCGTCTTAATGAATAAGTATCATCAAGATGTACTTACATTTTGGGAAAGTTTACATAGGTGGAGAACATTTATACAAAAAGAACTAGATAACGAGTACAATATAAATAACGTAATATCCAAAGATTTAGTCGTCAagtttttttatgaatacatatCAATGGTCTTTTTGTTAGATAAAGCAGACGTGTTCAATGCTTCGGAACATTTATCGGAAATTCTGTTATGGATGACAAA GGCAATAGTACCTCATATACCGCAAGTAGACCTGGATACTGACAGCCATCAAATTTGTATCGATTTAATGAAATGTACTTTTGACATTTTAAATCTATTTATGAAAGAATACGATAGTACCCCAAAGTTATGTTGTGATATTGTACTTTTGTATAGTAATTGTTTAACTTCGTTAGGGGGTGTTGCTTTTTTGACTAATGCATTTGACGGATTATTCAATTTACTAGATTTTAGTAAAATGGCTTATGAAAATCAGGAACCAAATTTGTTAAAAGTTGTTGTACCAAATTTTGTTTCTATTGTAATGGTTACTTTAACCAGATATGATCAAAATGTCTTGGCCAAACAAACAAAC AATTTAAAAATACTGCATGAATTGACGCAAAAGTATTTCTCCGTTATTAAGAGTACTTTTAATGACCAGAAAATGTGTCTCCCCTACATAACTGTCATGTTTAACACCGCAATCGGCAACATAAGCAAAGAAATGATTCGTGTACTCCAAAATACACCTATTAAgatggaaaatattttaataacaaaTTTCCCTTACTTAGCAACAAAGATactcaaaataattttaattacaaaaaaatACCAATCACTGAGTGTTCAGGTGTTAACAAAAACAATAACAAATTATACAAAA ATTGACACGCTTTCCGCTCTAGTAATAATTCACAAAATGGTTAAATCATCTGATAAGACACTTATCAACAAACTTAGAAACGTGACATTAACATTGAAAGAACACGATCGAGAATGGTCTTCTGACACTCCCTTTGACAG ATCTATCAACGATGCAATAAATATAGTTTTAGATACTATATTGCAAGAGTAA